The following coding sequences are from one Dreissena polymorpha isolate Duluth1 chromosome 8, UMN_Dpol_1.0, whole genome shotgun sequence window:
- the LOC127840625 gene encoding serine/arginine repetitive matrix protein 2-like, with amino-acid sequence MVRHYSPVKFEDDQGQRSCTGSSRTSSFSPIRTSLQVSKTQKPIGQVESADHECGKLGKCASSHGAGQYPTPSSSSGRPFRSPSPSRSYSSKDSRKSKSHRKGKTESASKITAGGRSSRSPSSSRSKSPEDRRGSSRNRKRTTGSARKSTAGGRSSRSPSFSRSKSPEDRRESSRNQKRTTGSRKRTTAGGRSFRSPSSSGSQSPEDKRRSLHSSRKSKTYSDEGHRKSPTRDESKDNGRTYSSPISSFKKRLTITHRTNGRQSRSRKVNVHRSSSISESDGSVRPRRCPSVQMKSKWNTRRAHSRRSSSSDSELRSRSHKDKAKNSRKYDYDGSSHKCSSRRQVDPRKHPKALRYDGKTSWLSFKRKFESFQKVMNWSENECKDYLLWRLEGKALDFFTITTTENERYSFRRLMKSLESRFGTKELRETSKAKFRQAVQEQEESLEDWADRMLTLATPAFADLPEDHMRFVAISRFCQGCNDREAAKHACLENPSSMEEALNLVKQHQYISLAVDGKKNRRGREGISVNAVQASSEAKTE; translated from the coding sequence ATGGTCCGTCATTACAGTCCTGTGAAGTTTGAAGATGACCAGGGTCAGCGTTCATGTACTGGTAGTTCAAGAACCAGCTCATTTTCTCCGATTCGGACAAGTTTACAGGTCTCAAAGACACAGAAACCAATTGGTCAGGTGGAGTCAGCGGACCATGAATGTGGGAAATTGGGGAAGTGTGCTAGCTCTCACGGTGCTGGGCAGTACCCAACACCAAGTTCAAGTTCTGGTAGACCTTTTAGATCACCATCCCCAAGTAGGTCATATTCATCAAAGGACAGCAGAAAGTCAAAAAGCCACCGGAAGGGGAAAACCGAAAGTGCAAGTAAAATTACTGCAGGTGGTAGGTCTTCTAGATCACCATCATCCAGTAGGTCAAAGTCACCAGAGGACAGAAGAGGTTCTTCACGCAACCGGAAGCGGACAACCGGAAGTGCACGTAAAAGTACTGCAGGTGGTAGGTCTTCTAGATCACCATCTTTCAGTAGGTCAAAGTCACCAGAAGACAGAAGAGAATCTTCACGGAACCAGAAACGGACAACCGGAAGTAGGAAAAGAACAACTGCAGGTGGTAGGTCTTTTAGATCACCATCTTCCAGTGGATCACAGTCACCAGAAGATAAAAGAAGGTCTTTACATAGTAGTCGGAAGTCTAAGACTTACAGCGACGAAGGGCACCGGAAGTCACCAACAAGAGATGAAAGCAAAGATAATGGAAGGACTTATAGTTCTCCAATATCATCATTTAAAAAACGGTTGACAATTACACACAGGACAAACGGACGACAATCAAGAAGTCGAAAAGTAAATGTGCATAGATCGTCATCCATTTCCGAGTCAGATGGAAGTGTACGACCACGTAGGTGTCCATCAGTGCAGATGAAAAGTAAATGGAACACAAGAAGGGCACATTCACGTCGGTCATCAAGCTCAGACTCCGaattgaggtcaaggtcacataaagATAAGGCAAAGAACAGTCGAAAGTACGATTACGATGGTTCTTCTCACAAATGTAGCTCTCGAAGACAGGTTGATCCTCGGAAACATCCGAAGGCGTTGCGTTATGATGGGAAAACCAGTTGGCTATCATTTAAGCGAAAGTTTGAAAGTTTCCAAAAGGTGATGAATTGGTCGGAAAACGAATGCAAAGATTATCTGTTGTGGAGATTAGAGGGCAAGGCTCTTGACTTCTTcactataacgacaacagaaaATGAACGATATTCATTTCGTCGTTTAATGAAGTCGTTGGAGTCTCGTTTCGGTACCAAGGAACTTCGTGAGACATCGAAAGCTAAGTTCCGTCAGGCTGTTCAAGAGCAGGAGGAGTCGCTGGAAGACTGGGCTGACCGTATGCTTACTTTAGCCACACCAGCGTTTGCGGACCTTCCAGAAGACCATATGCGGTTTGTAGCGATTTCCCGGTTTTGCCAGGGTTGtaatgacagagaggcagccaagCATGCTTGTTTGGAAAATCCTTCAAGCATGGAAGAAGCTCTCAACCTGGTTAAACAGCACCAATACATATCGTTGGCGGTAGATGGCAAAAAGAACAGACGGGGCCGAGAAGGAATTTCAGTAAATGCTGTGCAGGCATCTTCAGAAGCAAAGACAGAATAG